One region of Dysidea avara chromosome 1, odDysAvar1.4, whole genome shotgun sequence genomic DNA includes:
- the LOC136240060 gene encoding uncharacterized protein isoform X2 — MSGCSWGRTILTGPVMVICGQNSCKNNYLEAVCGCSEAQPARLKVYKGLTPSNKEKPNVRTILFTDVKRVDHVKERHGRIIVIKMLEGSDHFSFYADSVVATTEWFRCCGLLFSLPFYVIPKVPEEKLVPQSLIDEYDDPQKFGATCIWVVHILKEGIAVDNTTLTGVHIITLRSSDATFNVHDLHSGKLLLSWNKSAIRRSGCIESLVFVEAGRRCSGGPGLLWMYHPVPLIPKLRQCLHDFVYFGPEGISQPQISAHISCDSAMSKSYHESCSGFDSLQRSDEGQSMNLSAPQMKSWLLTYNPSLHAAKDTPCSSQGSADSSGYSSDTSLCDPHGELSTAKKMFHLQGSYKLLSCHDKKKKGSCDEGSVVMKTSLTYPPYKPNNYENVSLKDPLHTPPLPPRSVKKTPYYENQTEVISKKINSKHSANPSPTSPKDCSTQTQSTCNPVSPTVEELRRSSSSSDSSPVPSKHQQEKKAFLKCSSIVVDNLSIPAIIPLLMEQELVNENDVDILISQHKTKLEKTMHLMCELPRKGEGFFEKFILCLCKSKTGTGHDFILKSLTTALNEVKGPQPEENAKIPVQVSDI, encoded by the exons AGTTGCAAAAACAATTATTTGgaggctgtatgtggctgtagtGAAGCTCAGCCAGCAAGGTTAAAAGTGTACAAGGGATTAACACCTAGTAACAAAGAAAAACCAAATGTGCGGACAATCCTTTTTACAGATGTGAAGCGTGTTGACCATGTGAAAGAGCGACATGGAAGAATCATTGTTATCAAAATGCTTGAGGGTAGTGATCACTTCTCTTTCTACGCTGATTCAGTTGTAGCTACTACAGAATGGTTTAGATGTTGTGGGCTGCTCTTTTCTCTACCATTTTATGTCATTCCAAAGGTGCCAGAGGAGAAACTGGTACCACAAAGTCTCATTGATGAGTACGATGACCCTCAGAAGTTTGGTGCAA CTTGTATATGGGTGGTACACATACTCAAGGAAGGGATTGCCGTGGACAACACCACCTTGACTGGAGTACATATCATCACTCTTCGCAGCAGTGATGCCACTTTTAATGTACACGACCTTCATTCTGGAAAGCTGTTACTCTCTTGGAATAAATCAGCAATAAGGCGATCAGGTTGTATTGAGTCACTAGTGTTTGTAGAGGCAGGAAGGAGATGTAGTGGAGGTCCAGGATTGTTGTGGATGTACCATCCAGTTCCACTCATTCCAAAATTACGTCAGTGCCTTCATGA TTTTGTTTACTTTGGGCCTGAAGGTATCAGCCAACCACAAATATCTGCTCACATATCATGTGACTCAGCAATGAGCAAAAGTTATCATGAAAGTTGTAGTGGCTTTGATTCATTACAAAGGAGTGATGAAGGCCAGAGCATGAATCTTTCAGCACCACAAATGAAGTCATGGTTGCTAACATATAATCCATCCTTGCATGCTGCAAAAGACACTCCATGTTCGTCGCAGGGTTCAGCAGATTCAAGTGGGTACTCTTCAGACACTAGTCTATGTGATCCTCATGGAGAACTGTCGACTGCTAAAAAAATGTTTCATTTACAAGGATCTTACAAACTTCTTAGTTGTCATGATAAGAAAAAGAAGGGAAGCTGCGATGAGGGTTCTGTTGTCATGAAAACTTCCTTAACTTATCCACCTTACAAACCAAACAATTATGAAAATGTTTCACTTAAAGACCCTCTGCATACTCCTCCCCTTCCTCCAAGATCAGTCAAAAAGACTCCATACTATGAGAACCAAACAGAAGTCATCAGTAAGAAGATAAATTCGAAACATTCTGCTAACCCTTCTCCGACGTCACCTAAAGATTGTTCAACACAGACACAGTCCACATGTAACCCAGTGTCACCCACAGTGGAGGAGCTTAGAAG GTCATCATCTAGCAGTGATAGCTCTCCTGTACCATCAAAACATCAACAAGAAAAAAAAGCTTTTTTGAAGTGCTCTTCAATAGTAGTGGACAATTTGAGCATACCAGCTATTATACCACTCTTAATGGAACAAGAACTGGTTAATGAGAATGACGTTGATATTTTGATTAGTCAGCACAAGACTAAGCTTGAGAAAACTATGCACTTGATGTGTGAACTACCCAGAAAGGGTGAAGGATTCTTTGAGAAATTTATTCTGTGTCTTTGCAAGTCAAAAACTGGAACTGGGCATGATTTTATTCTAAAGTCTTTAACAACTGCACTGAATGAAGTGAAGGGACCTCAGCCTGAAGAAAATGCTAAG ATTCCAGTGCAAGTTAGCGACATCTGA
- the LOC136240060 gene encoding uncharacterized protein isoform X1 has product MFVNFVFVCQQRARRSCLYHTNYIYIFVCNHVGHRSLKCEIMSGCSWGRTILTGPVMVICGQNSCKNNYLEAVCGCSEAQPARLKVYKGLTPSNKEKPNVRTILFTDVKRVDHVKERHGRIIVIKMLEGSDHFSFYADSVVATTEWFRCCGLLFSLPFYVIPKVPEEKLVPQSLIDEYDDPQKFGATCIWVVHILKEGIAVDNTTLTGVHIITLRSSDATFNVHDLHSGKLLLSWNKSAIRRSGCIESLVFVEAGRRCSGGPGLLWMYHPVPLIPKLRQCLHDFVYFGPEGISQPQISAHISCDSAMSKSYHESCSGFDSLQRSDEGQSMNLSAPQMKSWLLTYNPSLHAAKDTPCSSQGSADSSGYSSDTSLCDPHGELSTAKKMFHLQGSYKLLSCHDKKKKGSCDEGSVVMKTSLTYPPYKPNNYENVSLKDPLHTPPLPPRSVKKTPYYENQTEVISKKINSKHSANPSPTSPKDCSTQTQSTCNPVSPTVEELRRSSSSSDSSPVPSKHQQEKKAFLKCSSIVVDNLSIPAIIPLLMEQELVNENDVDILISQHKTKLEKTMHLMCELPRKGEGFFEKFILCLCKSKTGTGHDFILKSLTTALNEVKGPQPEENAKIPVQVSDI; this is encoded by the exons AGTTGCAAAAACAATTATTTGgaggctgtatgtggctgtagtGAAGCTCAGCCAGCAAGGTTAAAAGTGTACAAGGGATTAACACCTAGTAACAAAGAAAAACCAAATGTGCGGACAATCCTTTTTACAGATGTGAAGCGTGTTGACCATGTGAAAGAGCGACATGGAAGAATCATTGTTATCAAAATGCTTGAGGGTAGTGATCACTTCTCTTTCTACGCTGATTCAGTTGTAGCTACTACAGAATGGTTTAGATGTTGTGGGCTGCTCTTTTCTCTACCATTTTATGTCATTCCAAAGGTGCCAGAGGAGAAACTGGTACCACAAAGTCTCATTGATGAGTACGATGACCCTCAGAAGTTTGGTGCAA CTTGTATATGGGTGGTACACATACTCAAGGAAGGGATTGCCGTGGACAACACCACCTTGACTGGAGTACATATCATCACTCTTCGCAGCAGTGATGCCACTTTTAATGTACACGACCTTCATTCTGGAAAGCTGTTACTCTCTTGGAATAAATCAGCAATAAGGCGATCAGGTTGTATTGAGTCACTAGTGTTTGTAGAGGCAGGAAGGAGATGTAGTGGAGGTCCAGGATTGTTGTGGATGTACCATCCAGTTCCACTCATTCCAAAATTACGTCAGTGCCTTCATGA TTTTGTTTACTTTGGGCCTGAAGGTATCAGCCAACCACAAATATCTGCTCACATATCATGTGACTCAGCAATGAGCAAAAGTTATCATGAAAGTTGTAGTGGCTTTGATTCATTACAAAGGAGTGATGAAGGCCAGAGCATGAATCTTTCAGCACCACAAATGAAGTCATGGTTGCTAACATATAATCCATCCTTGCATGCTGCAAAAGACACTCCATGTTCGTCGCAGGGTTCAGCAGATTCAAGTGGGTACTCTTCAGACACTAGTCTATGTGATCCTCATGGAGAACTGTCGACTGCTAAAAAAATGTTTCATTTACAAGGATCTTACAAACTTCTTAGTTGTCATGATAAGAAAAAGAAGGGAAGCTGCGATGAGGGTTCTGTTGTCATGAAAACTTCCTTAACTTATCCACCTTACAAACCAAACAATTATGAAAATGTTTCACTTAAAGACCCTCTGCATACTCCTCCCCTTCCTCCAAGATCAGTCAAAAAGACTCCATACTATGAGAACCAAACAGAAGTCATCAGTAAGAAGATAAATTCGAAACATTCTGCTAACCCTTCTCCGACGTCACCTAAAGATTGTTCAACACAGACACAGTCCACATGTAACCCAGTGTCACCCACAGTGGAGGAGCTTAGAAG GTCATCATCTAGCAGTGATAGCTCTCCTGTACCATCAAAACATCAACAAGAAAAAAAAGCTTTTTTGAAGTGCTCTTCAATAGTAGTGGACAATTTGAGCATACCAGCTATTATACCACTCTTAATGGAACAAGAACTGGTTAATGAGAATGACGTTGATATTTTGATTAGTCAGCACAAGACTAAGCTTGAGAAAACTATGCACTTGATGTGTGAACTACCCAGAAAGGGTGAAGGATTCTTTGAGAAATTTATTCTGTGTCTTTGCAAGTCAAAAACTGGAACTGGGCATGATTTTATTCTAAAGTCTTTAACAACTGCACTGAATGAAGTGAAGGGACCTCAGCCTGAAGAAAATGCTAAG ATTCCAGTGCAAGTTAGCGACATCTGA
- the LOC136240060 gene encoding uncharacterized protein isoform X3, whose product MLEGSDHFSFYADSVVATTEWFRCCGLLFSLPFYVIPKVPEEKLVPQSLIDEYDDPQKFGATCIWVVHILKEGIAVDNTTLTGVHIITLRSSDATFNVHDLHSGKLLLSWNKSAIRRSGCIESLVFVEAGRRCSGGPGLLWMYHPVPLIPKLRQCLHDFVYFGPEGISQPQISAHISCDSAMSKSYHESCSGFDSLQRSDEGQSMNLSAPQMKSWLLTYNPSLHAAKDTPCSSQGSADSSGYSSDTSLCDPHGELSTAKKMFHLQGSYKLLSCHDKKKKGSCDEGSVVMKTSLTYPPYKPNNYENVSLKDPLHTPPLPPRSVKKTPYYENQTEVISKKINSKHSANPSPTSPKDCSTQTQSTCNPVSPTVEELRRSSSSSDSSPVPSKHQQEKKAFLKCSSIVVDNLSIPAIIPLLMEQELVNENDVDILISQHKTKLEKTMHLMCELPRKGEGFFEKFILCLCKSKTGTGHDFILKSLTTALNEVKGPQPEENAKIPVQVSDI is encoded by the exons ATGCTTGAGGGTAGTGATCACTTCTCTTTCTACGCTGATTCAGTTGTAGCTACTACAGAATGGTTTAGATGTTGTGGGCTGCTCTTTTCTCTACCATTTTATGTCATTCCAAAGGTGCCAGAGGAGAAACTGGTACCACAAAGTCTCATTGATGAGTACGATGACCCTCAGAAGTTTGGTGCAA CTTGTATATGGGTGGTACACATACTCAAGGAAGGGATTGCCGTGGACAACACCACCTTGACTGGAGTACATATCATCACTCTTCGCAGCAGTGATGCCACTTTTAATGTACACGACCTTCATTCTGGAAAGCTGTTACTCTCTTGGAATAAATCAGCAATAAGGCGATCAGGTTGTATTGAGTCACTAGTGTTTGTAGAGGCAGGAAGGAGATGTAGTGGAGGTCCAGGATTGTTGTGGATGTACCATCCAGTTCCACTCATTCCAAAATTACGTCAGTGCCTTCATGA TTTTGTTTACTTTGGGCCTGAAGGTATCAGCCAACCACAAATATCTGCTCACATATCATGTGACTCAGCAATGAGCAAAAGTTATCATGAAAGTTGTAGTGGCTTTGATTCATTACAAAGGAGTGATGAAGGCCAGAGCATGAATCTTTCAGCACCACAAATGAAGTCATGGTTGCTAACATATAATCCATCCTTGCATGCTGCAAAAGACACTCCATGTTCGTCGCAGGGTTCAGCAGATTCAAGTGGGTACTCTTCAGACACTAGTCTATGTGATCCTCATGGAGAACTGTCGACTGCTAAAAAAATGTTTCATTTACAAGGATCTTACAAACTTCTTAGTTGTCATGATAAGAAAAAGAAGGGAAGCTGCGATGAGGGTTCTGTTGTCATGAAAACTTCCTTAACTTATCCACCTTACAAACCAAACAATTATGAAAATGTTTCACTTAAAGACCCTCTGCATACTCCTCCCCTTCCTCCAAGATCAGTCAAAAAGACTCCATACTATGAGAACCAAACAGAAGTCATCAGTAAGAAGATAAATTCGAAACATTCTGCTAACCCTTCTCCGACGTCACCTAAAGATTGTTCAACACAGACACAGTCCACATGTAACCCAGTGTCACCCACAGTGGAGGAGCTTAGAAG GTCATCATCTAGCAGTGATAGCTCTCCTGTACCATCAAAACATCAACAAGAAAAAAAAGCTTTTTTGAAGTGCTCTTCAATAGTAGTGGACAATTTGAGCATACCAGCTATTATACCACTCTTAATGGAACAAGAACTGGTTAATGAGAATGACGTTGATATTTTGATTAGTCAGCACAAGACTAAGCTTGAGAAAACTATGCACTTGATGTGTGAACTACCCAGAAAGGGTGAAGGATTCTTTGAGAAATTTATTCTGTGTCTTTGCAAGTCAAAAACTGGAACTGGGCATGATTTTATTCTAAAGTCTTTAACAACTGCACTGAATGAAGTGAAGGGACCTCAGCCTGAAGAAAATGCTAAG ATTCCAGTGCAAGTTAGCGACATCTGA
- the LOC136240038 gene encoding uncharacterized protein: MLRHRLSDNDKQHTAGRIVCSGKVCLKSGGKINKERHLKATCGISETQPARLELFTDTKSTAKGKSKLQEIPFHTVSDISIHEDRSINLQLANGSEFSFYADILDELKEWFQYCNLLSTIPYYYVPEEPNYNLVPLNFIDRFKDPTEFDAELIWVTHIIRRENVCELDEGLYIVTIGSDLTFNIYDCLDKKHLLSWNSQLITGSGYVRSIVYLEAEGEELRGHSILWMSYPTSEAASFCTHLNNLVHESQRHGSRNNHGSCDSGIVESLIPRTNSGYKAVLFGKDSSNVVLNMYTNRPNKKKSNNSMSSTCNHPRSKPTDVVHNKLKHSATGTISRSSSCEWSDSSVDLHLSSLESVNKSNIDCDSQTESTQLKCNDSQIEKHSPVCSPSSLSGENLSEMISCDNEAIVDDTVLPNFSKALSPIQEGNSPKSPLSTASGTCAFEPGPIKSDEATEKRACIKLPTIKLQENENRNSKVLPNEPDHCLNIWDALRDDDIQKRTLETCHPILTRKLNAVILEQLQKKQLLTGDDCQYLLSDSRTHEEIAEYLVNNLHRKQKGWFQSFLWCLKQSTSGTGHDVIYEALVSKYEELRKCTSDNKIDGNDVTKKVTGYNQQSHSEGSITAIVDIEQQPDIASITEMVTPFMSTKWFEMGLQLGVPSSELTRIEYDTQDSRIACRHMFREWLGNTQAEKSWKKLLKALRSHSVGESALAKHLIPNW; encoded by the exons ATCAACAAGGAAAGACACTTAAAGGCTACATGTGGAATTAGTGAAACACAGCCAGCTAGGCTGGAGCTGTTTACAGATACCAAATCAACAGCCAAAGGGAAATCAAAACTACAAGAAATTCCTTTTCACACTGTTAGTGATATTTCCATACATGAAGATAGATCAATTAACCTACAGCTAGCTAATGGTAGTGAATTCTCCTTTTATGCAGACATACTTGACGAacttaaagaatggtttcaGTATTGTAATCTGTTGTCAACTATTCCATATTATTATGTTCCTGAAGAGCCCAACTACAATCTAGTCCCTCTAAACTTTATTGATAGATTCAAGGATCCCACAGAATTTGATGCCG AGCTCATTTGGGTTACGCATATCATCCGTAGAGAGAATGTGTGCGAACTTGATGAAGGATTGTACATTGtaactattggtagtgacttgACGTTCAACATATATGACTGCCTTGATAAGAAACATTTACTGAGCTGGAACTCACAGTTAATCACTGGATCTGGATATGTTAGATCTATTGTTTATTTGGAGGCTGAAGGAGAAGAATTGAGAGGTCATAGCATTTTGTGGATGAGTTATCCCACTTCAGAAGCTGCAAGCTTTTGTACACATCTTAATAA TTTAGTACATGAGTCCCAAAGACATGGCTCTCGAAATAATCATGGCTCTTGTGATTCTGGCATAGTGGAGTCTCTTATTCCTCGCACAAACAGTGGCTACAAAGCAGTTTTATTTGGCAAAGATTCATCAAATGTCGTTTTAAACATGTACACTAATCGACCAAACAAAAAGAAATCAAATAACAGCATGTCAAGTACATGTAATCATCCTAGATCAAAGCCCACTGATGTTGTGCATAACAAGCTAAAACACTCTGCAACTGGGACTATATCACGCTCTAGTAGTTGTGAGTGGAGTGATTCTTCAGTAGACTTGCATTTATCCAGCCTTGAAAGTGTGAATAAGAGTAACATTGATTGTGACAGTCAAACAGAAAGTACACAGCTTAAATGTAATGATTCACAAATTGAAAAGCATTCGCCTGTATGCAGTCCTTCAAGTTTATCAGGGGAAAATCTGTCTGAAATGATATCATGTGATAATGAAGCTATAGTTGATGACACTGTTCTACCAAACTTTTCAAAAGCTCTTAGTCCCATTCAAGAAGGAAATTCTCCAAAAAGCCCATTATCAACTGCTAGTGGCACATGTGCATTTGAACCAGGTCCGATAAAAAGTGATGAAGCAACAGAGAAAAGGGCATGCATCAAACTTCCCACTATAAAACTACAAGAGAATGAGAACAGGAATAGCAAAGTTCTGCCAAA TGAACCAGATCACTGTTTAAATATCTGGGATGCTTTACGTGATGATGATATACAAAAAAGAACTTTAGAAACTTGTCACCCAATACTAACTAGAAAACTAAATGCTGTAATCCTTGAACAGTTACAGAAGAAACAGCTCTTAACTGGTGATGACTGCCAGTATTTACTAAGCGACAGCAGGACACACGAAGAAATAGCAGAATACTTGGTGAATAATTTACATAGAAAACAAAAGGGATGGTTTCAATCCTTCTTGTGGTGCTTAAAACAATCCACTAGTGGAACTGGACATGATGTGATTTATGAGGCACTTGTTTCGAAGTATGAAGAGTTGagaaaatgtacaagtgataatAAGATTGATGGAAATGATGTCACAAAAAAG GTTACTGGTTATAATCAGCAATCACATTCAGAGGGGAGTATAACAGCTATTGTGGATATAGAACAGCAGCCTG ATATTGCCAGCATTACAGAAATGGTCACCCCATTCATGTCTACCAAGTGGTTTGAGATGGGCCTTCAATTAGGTGTTCCCTCGAGTGAGTTGACAAGAATCGAATATGACACTCAGGATTCCAGGATTGCATGCAGACACATGTTTAGAGAATGGCTGGGGAACACACAAGCTGAGAAATCATGGAAGAAACTTTTGAAAGCATTACGTAGTCATTCTGTTGGTGAGAGTGCTCTTGCCAAACATTTAATACCAAATTGGTAA